A DNA window from Planctomycetota bacterium contains the following coding sequences:
- a CDS encoding GspE/PulE family protein → MLRAAAANSPQERCAAAGFTWLAKPVASDADAVRLIPSEIAVRLRVVPLSIAGGKLRAAMADPFDLHAVDEAATIANMPIERVGVAPEAFGELMRQSYGVTAARMAESLAGNSESSGEVEQNLDAIQADDVHRMAEQPTLVNLVNLLILEAIQKRTSDIHIEPFEGELKVKYRIDGVLVEQQSPPKHLQPAIIGRIKIMSMMNIAERYVPQDGHITLRFEGRKVDIRVSTVPTIYGESVVMRILDKSSLPLDLKSLGMHQHQVEMMDKLISKPHGLVLVTGPTGSGKTTTLYAALSKLYDPRKKILTIEDPVEYELAGINQIPVNPKRGLTFASGLRSILRQDPDVILVGEIRDAETVDIAIRSALTGHLILSTLHTNDALSSVGRIVDMGAEPYLIASVLEGVLAQRLGRRVCRACAQKVAMSEDDRVRISPAEFEQFAGMVTIGAGCEACSGSGFRGRLGFFELVRMNPSLRAAIAENQSVMELRQLVDSGFVSMREDGMAKAIGGETTIAEVMRATQDVDEA, encoded by the coding sequence ATGCTGCGAGCCGCGGCCGCGAACTCGCCCCAGGAGCGCTGCGCCGCCGCGGGATTCACCTGGCTCGCGAAGCCCGTCGCCTCCGACGCCGACGCGGTCCGCCTGATTCCCTCCGAAATCGCCGTGCGGCTGCGGGTGGTTCCGTTGTCGATCGCCGGAGGCAAGCTCCGCGCCGCGATGGCGGATCCCTTTGATCTGCACGCGGTGGACGAGGCGGCCACCATCGCCAACATGCCGATCGAGCGGGTCGGCGTGGCGCCCGAGGCTTTCGGCGAGCTTATGCGGCAGTCCTACGGCGTCACCGCGGCGCGGATGGCGGAGAGCCTGGCAGGCAACAGCGAAAGCAGCGGCGAAGTCGAGCAGAATCTCGACGCGATCCAGGCCGACGACGTGCATCGCATGGCCGAGCAGCCCACGCTGGTCAACCTGGTCAACCTGCTGATTCTCGAGGCCATCCAGAAGCGCACCAGCGACATTCACATCGAGCCCTTCGAGGGCGAATTGAAGGTCAAGTACCGCATCGACGGCGTGCTGGTGGAGCAGCAGAGTCCGCCCAAGCATCTGCAGCCCGCGATCATCGGACGCATCAAGATCATGTCCATGATGAACATCGCGGAGCGCTACGTTCCGCAGGATGGCCACATCACGCTGCGCTTCGAAGGCCGCAAGGTGGACATCCGCGTCTCCACCGTGCCCACGATCTACGGCGAGAGCGTGGTCATGCGCATCCTGGACAAGTCGTCGCTGCCCCTGGACCTGAAGAGCCTGGGCATGCACCAGCACCAGGTGGAGATGATGGACAAGCTGATCTCCAAGCCGCACGGACTCGTGCTGGTGACGGGACCAACCGGCAGCGGAAAAACCACCACGCTCTACGCGGCGCTGAGCAAGCTTTACGACCCGCGCAAGAAAATCCTGACCATCGAGGACCCGGTGGAATACGAGCTCGCCGGCATCAACCAGATTCCGGTGAACCCGAAACGCGGCCTGACCTTTGCCAGCGGTCTGCGCAGCATTTTGCGCCAGGATCCCGACGTGATCCTGGTGGGTGAAATCCGCGACGCCGAGACCGTCGACATCGCCATCCGCAGCGCGCTGACCGGACACTTGATCCTGAGCACGCTGCACACCAACGACGCCCTCTCCAGCGTGGGCCGCATCGTCGACATGGGCGCCGAGCCCTACCTGATTGCCAGCGTGCTCGAAGGCGTGCTGGCGCAGCGGCTGGGCCGCCGGGTCTGCCGGGCCTGCGCCCAGAAGGTGGCGATGTCCGAGGACGACCGCGTGCGCATCTCGCCCGCGGAGTTCGAGCAATTCGCCGGCATGGTCACGATCGGCGCCGGATGCGAGGCCTGCTCGGGCAGCGGATTCCGCGGCCGGCTCGGCTTCTTCGAGCTGGTCCGGATGAATCCTTCCTTGCGGGCGGCGATCGCGGAGAACCAATCCGTCATGGAGCTTCGGCAACTGGTCGACTCGGGATTCGTTTCGATGCGCGAGGACGGCATGGCGAAGGCGATCGGCGGCGAGACCACCATCGCGGAAGTCATGCGCGCCACCCAGGACGTGGACGAGGCCTAA